In Deferribacterota bacterium, the following are encoded in one genomic region:
- a CDS encoding sugar phosphate nucleotidyltransferase produces MQGVIMAGGFGTRMQPLTSTLPKPMLPVLNKPIMEHVIELLCKANITELVVLLYFKPEVIKSYFGNGNKYNVKINYVLPDDDYGTAGAVKKAAKYLKDTFIVISGDIITDFDLSKIINFHHQRKSKATITLTSVEDPLQFGIVITDKSDKIVKFLEKPGWGEVFSDTINTGIYIFEPEILELIPENKNYDFSKNLFPLMQTNKMDIYGYKAVGYWKDIGNPNAYREVHMDVFNKKLHLNLEYCGEKVEYPKGILYKGKKAVLNKDVRIEGMVVIGENTIIKQGTYLRNTIIGSNCIIEEGCEISNSIIWSEVVIKKYSIFNNSILCNKTRFGKFTMAKSGCVVAENTETGDHVVFEQDVMIWPNKIIEEHSIISSNLIWGDKWKRSIFEGGKVSARTNIELSPEIATKLGSAIGSMLPKGSKVLLGRDYHRAARMLKRAFISGLLSTGINSVDTRLTSLPILRYNLAIHNEVFGVYFKQSSIYPTHTEILFFDGSSLLIDTNMEKSIERIFYKENFRRVSHDEIGNIYDVFNIENEYLEHFYTTLNADLIKAKHFKVVINLLNGTTNEIYPLILNQLNTSSIVLNAYHDESKISHTYHSMEEEKLQTSAIIKTTNSDIGFIIHPHGESFSVITDKGEYITGDLLLMIFIKILDMLNDKKRTVFLPTMAPTVLDSSLKNINIIRGKFYALKTDFIRSCDFIGNLDKEYIFPEHSISPDAIYASIKLLELLTLTGKSISSIKEEIPYYYFNHNIIGCPIEKKGFLMRKMSEESMDEKASFVDGIKIELTGERWVLMVPDQYSPNIHLFIESKDKKDGVELFNEYKNKIYKWLGEKS; encoded by the coding sequence ATGCAAGGAGTTATAATGGCTGGAGGTTTTGGTACAAGGATGCAACCTTTAACCTCTACACTACCAAAACCTATGTTACCTGTTCTAAATAAACCAATAATGGAACATGTTATAGAATTATTGTGTAAAGCAAATATAACAGAACTCGTTGTCCTTTTGTATTTTAAGCCAGAGGTAATCAAAAGTTATTTTGGGAACGGTAATAAATATAATGTAAAAATAAATTATGTACTGCCCGATGATGACTATGGTACAGCAGGAGCTGTAAAAAAAGCAGCTAAATATTTAAAGGACACTTTTATTGTTATTAGTGGTGATATTATTACAGATTTTGATTTATCAAAAATTATAAACTTTCACCATCAAAGAAAATCAAAGGCTACAATAACCCTTACATCTGTAGAGGATCCTCTGCAATTTGGCATTGTAATAACAGATAAAAGCGATAAGATTGTAAAATTTTTGGAAAAACCTGGCTGGGGAGAGGTATTTTCTGATACAATTAATACTGGTATATACATATTTGAGCCTGAAATTTTAGAATTAATACCCGAAAATAAAAATTACGATTTTTCTAAAAATTTATTTCCTCTAATGCAAACCAACAAAATGGATATATATGGTTATAAAGCAGTGGGATATTGGAAGGATATTGGAAATCCAAATGCATATAGAGAAGTTCACATGGATGTATTCAATAAAAAGCTCCATCTAAATCTAGAGTATTGTGGAGAAAAAGTTGAATACCCCAAGGGCATTCTATACAAAGGCAAAAAAGCTGTTTTAAATAAAGATGTGCGTATAGAAGGTATGGTAGTTATAGGTGAAAATACAATAATAAAACAAGGGACATATCTTAGAAATACAATTATTGGATCAAACTGTATCATTGAAGAGGGATGTGAAATAAGTAATTCTATCATATGGAGTGAAGTAGTCATCAAAAAATACTCTATTTTCAACAACTCAATACTTTGTAACAAAACAAGGTTTGGAAAATTTACTATGGCTAAATCTGGGTGTGTAGTAGCAGAGAATACTGAGACAGGGGACCATGTTGTTTTTGAACAAGATGTTATGATTTGGCCAAACAAAATCATTGAAGAGCACTCAATAATTAGCAGTAATTTAATTTGGGGTGATAAGTGGAAAAGAAGTATTTTTGAAGGTGGTAAAGTTTCAGCCCGCACCAACATTGAACTCTCCCCAGAAATAGCAACAAAATTAGGCTCAGCTATAGGTAGCATGCTGCCTAAAGGCAGTAAAGTCCTCTTAGGAAGAGACTACCATAGGGCAGCAAGGATGCTAAAAAGGGCTTTTATAAGCGGTTTGTTGTCTACAGGCATTAATAGCGTAGATACAAGATTGACATCTCTGCCTATACTTAGATATAACCTTGCAATACATAATGAGGTGTTTGGTGTCTACTTTAAACAATCCTCAATATATCCAACACATACAGAAATTTTGTTCTTTGATGGTAGTTCACTGCTAATTGACACAAATATGGAAAAAAGTATTGAACGAATTTTTTACAAAGAAAATTTTAGAAGGGTTTCCCACGATGAGATAGGCAATATCTATGATGTATTTAATATAGAAAATGAGTATCTTGAGCATTTTTATACTACATTAAATGCTGACCTAATAAAGGCAAAACATTTTAAGGTAGTTATAAACCTTTTAAATGGAACAACAAATGAGATCTATCCCCTTATTTTAAACCAATTAAATACTAGCTCAATTGTATTGAATGCTTATCATGATGAGTCAAAAATATCACATACTTACCATAGTATGGAAGAAGAAAAATTACAAACATCAGCCATCATTAAAACTACAAATTCAGATATAGGTTTTATCATCCATCCTCACGGTGAAAGCTTTAGTGTTATAACAGATAAAGGCGAATATATCACAGGTGATTTACTTTTGATGATTTTTATTAAAATATTAGATATGTTGAATGATAAAAAAAGAACAGTTTTTCTGCCTACGATGGCGCCCACTGTATTAGACAGCAGCCTAAAAAATATTAATATTATTAGGGGTAAATTCTATGCGCTGAAAACTGACTTTATCAGATCTTGTGATTTTATTGGCAATCTTGACAAAGAATATATCTTTCCAGAACATTCAATATCGCCGGATGCAATATATGCATCAATTAAACTACTTGAGCTACTTACATTAACAGGGAAGAGTATTTCATCAATTAAAGAAGAAATCCCCTATTATTATTTCAATCACAATATTATAGGATGCCCAATTGAAAAAAAGGGGTTCCTTATGAGAAAAATGAGCGAAGAATCAATGGATGAAAAAGCATCCTTTGTCGATGGCATTAAAATTGAGTTAACAGGAGAAAGATGGGTATTAATGGTCCCCGACCAATACTCCCCAAATATACATTTATTTATCGAGAGTAAAGATAAAAAAGATGGGGTTGAACTATTTAATGAATATAAGAATAAGATATATAAATGGTTAGGTGAAAAAAGTTGA
- a CDS encoding glycoside hydrolase family 57 protein yields MKTLYLTFLWHMHQPYYKDDFTGYYELPWVFLHAIKDYYDMPRYFDNLSSSKAVFNLVPSLLMQIKEYVSPHCNDLLLNAIKKSVAKLNDQEKKQLIPQLFMANTENMIIPSLRYTELYKKYERISPDKYSSAFNNQELIDLEIHFLLAWTGVFIREEEPTIKNLIDKDAYYSDEEKTTLLNILFKKIDSIIPLYERLEREGKIELSTTPFYHPIIPLLIDINSAKEVVPNVVLPRKNISLSLDAAWHIDAGIKYFKEIFNLEPKGMWPSEGSISTKAAELFSYFGINWIASDEDVLSNSMNLPLNHSPNRSILYKKHKFRTSNGDIYIFFRDKNLSDKIGFHFANLREDMAVNIFLDELKKIYNNVDFNPHVSVILDGENAWEHYKNNGFPFLSKLYEILESENWVKLITFSDVIKEQSIPENTINNIKSGSWIYGNLLTWVGHYEKNKAWDLLAQTKEKTAVVENNLTNDEIDELKKELYIAEGSDWFWWYGDDHFTPQATTFDRLFRTHLINAHKIARITIPHNLYEPIKKAISSGIKKEPTSIVSPDIDGKITSYFEWLAAGIFNLKYDMGSMQIDTNYLKTLFWGYDNNYLFLRIDGKIKDILNK; encoded by the coding sequence TTGAAAACACTCTATCTAACATTTTTATGGCATATGCATCAGCCATACTACAAGGATGATTTTACAGGTTATTATGAATTGCCATGGGTTTTTTTACACGCAATAAAAGATTATTATGATATGCCAAGATATTTTGACAATCTAAGCTCATCAAAAGCTGTATTTAACTTGGTACCATCATTACTTATGCAGATAAAAGAATATGTTTCTCCACATTGCAATGATTTACTGTTAAATGCAATAAAAAAAAGTGTAGCTAAATTAAATGATCAAGAAAAAAAACAGTTAATCCCTCAGCTGTTTATGGCAAATACTGAAAATATGATAATTCCATCCCTTAGATATACTGAGCTATACAAAAAATATGAGAGAATAAGTCCTGATAAATATAGTAGCGCTTTTAACAACCAAGAATTGATTGATTTGGAAATACATTTCCTACTAGCCTGGACTGGTGTTTTTATAAGAGAAGAAGAGCCCACAATAAAAAATTTAATAGATAAAGACGCATATTATAGTGATGAAGAAAAAACAACATTGCTAAATATCTTGTTTAAGAAGATTGATAGTATAATACCCCTTTATGAAAGACTAGAAAGAGAAGGAAAAATAGAATTATCAACAACTCCATTTTATCACCCCATAATCCCTCTTTTAATAGACATTAATTCTGCTAAAGAAGTAGTGCCAAACGTTGTCTTACCTAGAAAAAACATTTCTCTGAGTTTAGATGCTGCCTGGCATATTGACGCAGGGATAAAATACTTTAAAGAAATATTTAATCTGGAGCCAAAAGGGATGTGGCCATCAGAGGGTAGCATATCAACAAAAGCAGCTGAACTATTTTCTTATTTTGGCATAAACTGGATAGCTTCAGATGAAGATGTTTTAAGTAATTCTATGAATCTCCCACTTAATCACAGTCCAAATAGAAGTATTTTATATAAAAAACATAAATTTAGAACTTCAAATGGGGATATATATATTTTTTTTCGAGATAAAAACCTAAGTGATAAGATAGGTTTCCACTTTGCTAACTTAAGAGAGGATATGGCAGTAAATATATTTTTAGATGAATTAAAAAAAATATATAATAATGTAGATTTCAACCCCCATGTATCTGTTATTTTAGATGGTGAAAATGCATGGGAGCATTATAAAAACAATGGCTTTCCCTTTCTATCTAAATTATATGAAATTTTAGAAAGTGAGAATTGGGTTAAGTTAATAACATTTTCAGATGTCATTAAAGAACAGTCTATCCCAGAAAATACAATAAATAATATAAAGAGTGGCTCTTGGATATATGGCAACCTCCTAACGTGGGTGGGGCATTATGAAAAAAATAAGGCTTGGGATCTGCTTGCTCAAACAAAAGAAAAAACAGCTGTTGTAGAAAACAATCTAACTAATGATGAAATAGATGAGCTAAAAAAGGAATTGTATATTGCAGAAGGTTCTGATTGGTTTTGGTGGTATGGAGACGACCACTTTACACCACAAGCTACTACTTTCGACAGACTTTTTAGAACGCATTTAATTAATGCACATAAAATCGCTAGAATAACTATACCACATAATTTATATGAGCCTATAAAAAAAGCTATATCTAGCGGGATAAAGAAAGAGCCAACTAGTATTGTCTCTCCTGATATAGACGGGAAGATAACGAGCTACTTTGAATGGCTTGCTGCAGGAATATTCAACCTGAAATATGATATGGGCAGTATGCAAATTGATACAAATTATTTAAAAACATTGTTTTGGGGATATGATAATAATTATTTATTTCTTAGAATAGATGGTAAAATAAAAGATATTTTAAATAAGG